Proteins encoded within one genomic window of Brassica rapa cultivar Chiifu-401-42 chromosome A09, CAAS_Brap_v3.01, whole genome shotgun sequence:
- the LOC103848632 gene encoding probable receptor-like protein kinase At1g33260, producing the protein MSCFLTCVRFDDWTTDKKPKITGSVSVSGITCYTWDDVESLTSNFSRLIGSGGYSSIYLARLSGAKKAAFKVHVGSHRLYQVFRSELEILLRLQHPHIVKLLGYFDDSEETGALLLEYLPQGNLQEKLNHNSKQVLPWRNRTALAFQVAQAMEHIHEKCSPQIVHGDIKSSNILLDKNLNCKLCDFGSARVGFSSMVQPSTTMSSPRSKQVRMIGSPGYTDPHYLRTGIASKKMDMYGFGVVVLELVSGKEAVSAEKGEMLVHTAAPLIQDICDLGANIAEEKVRQFLDPRLSKDSSLDIEEVKTMLGVAAFCLRSPPSLRPSASQVVQTLVQKIPYLSFLGCGKEA; encoded by the exons ATGTCTTGTTTCTTAACTTGTGTACGTTTCGATGACTGGACCACCGACAAGAAACCCAAGATCACTGGATCTGTCTCTGTCTCCGGCATAACATGTTATACCTGGGACGATGTAGAGTCTCTCACCTCAAATTTCTCTAGACTCATCGGTTCCGGTGGCTATAGTAGTATCTACTTGGCTCGTTTGTCTGGCGCCAAAAAAGCGGCTTTCAAGGTTCATGTGGGTAGCCACCGTCTTTACCAGGTGTTTAGATCTGAGCTCGAGATCTTGCTTCGTCTTCAACATCCTCACATTGTCAAGCTTCTCGGTTACTTCGACGATTCAG AAGAAACTGGTGCGCTTCTATTAGAGTACCTTCCTCAAGGTAACCTCCAAGAGAAGCTCAATCACAACAGCAAACAAGTGTTGCCATGGAGAAACCGTACCGCCCTAGCGTTTCAAGTTGCGCAAGCGATGGAACACATTCATGAAAAATGTAGCCCTCAGATTGTGCACGGTGACATCAAATCCTCCAACATACTTCTTGACAAAAACCTCAACTGCAAGCTTTGCGACTTTGGATCAGCCAGAGTCGGGTTCTCATCTATGGTCCAGCCTTCTACAACCATGTCGTCACCTCGTTCCAAGCAAGTGAGGATGATCGGGTCTCCAGGGTACACTGATCCTCATTACTTGAGAACGGGGATTGCTTCGAAGAAAATGGACATGTATGGGTTTGGAGTGGTGGTTCTTGAGTTGGTTTCTGGTAAAGAAGCGGTTAGTGCTGAGAAAGGTGAGATGCTGGTGCATACGGCAGCTCCCTTGATACAAGATATCTGTGATTTAGGTGCCAATATTGCAGAAGAAAAGGTGAGACAGTTCTTGGATCCGAGGTTGTCTAAGGACAGTAGTCTTGATATAGAAGAGGTAAAGACAATGCTCGGTGTGGCTGCTTTCTGTCTTCGCAGCCCGCCATCTCTCAGACCCTCGGCTTCTCAAGTTGTACAAACTCTTGTCCAGAAGATCCCGTATCTGTCTTTCCTCGGTTGTGGAAAAGAAGCGTGA